In Xiphophorus maculatus strain JP 163 A chromosome 18, X_maculatus-5.0-male, whole genome shotgun sequence, a single genomic region encodes these proteins:
- the dyrk1a gene encoding dual specificity tyrosine-phosphorylation-regulated kinase 1A — MAAPMPHTHQQYSDRHQPSTDQSVTVLPYSDQTPQLTANQRHMPQCFRDPTSAPLRKLSIDLIKTYKHINEVYYAKKKRRHQQGQGEDSSHKKERKVFNDGYDDDNYDYIVKNGEKWMDRYEIDSLIGKGSFGQVVKAYDRVEQEWVAIKIIKNKKAFLNQAQIEVRLLELMNKHDTEMKYYIVHLKRHFMFRNHLCLVFEMLSYNLYDLLRNTNFRGVSLNLTRKFAQQLCTALLFLATPELSIIHCDLKPENILLCNPKRSAIKIVDFGSSCQLGQRIYQYIQSRFYRSPEVLLGMPYDLAIDMWSLGCILVEMHTGEPLFSGANEVDQMNKIVEVLGIPPNHIMDLAPKARKFFEKLSDGTWSVKKTKDGKRYKPPASRKLHSILGVETGGPGGRRAGESGHAVADYLKFKDLILRMLDYDPKSRIQPYYALQHSFFKKTADEGTNTSSSVSTSPALEQSQSSGTTSSTSSSSGGSSGTSTSGRARSDPTHHHLHSGGHFGTTMPAMDGDSLCPQARQPYPPPLVWGGGVGPESVTGETHPVQETTFHVPPQHPKALHPHSHFHHHHGQMMATRPRPRHYTSPTHSSSTQDSMEVVHGHLSMTSLSSSASSSSTSSSSTGNHGNQAYQLRHLPAGALDFGQNGGLSMGLGAFSNPRQETGMAAHPAFSMGTNTGPGHYLAEGHLGMRQGMDREESPMTGVCVQQSSMASS; from the exons ATGGCTGCTCCAATGCCCCATACGCACCAGCAGTACAGTGACCGCCACCAGCCAAGCACTGACCAATCTGTTACGGTCTTACCGTACAGCGACCAGACACCACAGCTCACTGCCAATCAG AGGCACATGCCCCAGTGCTTTCGTGACCCAACTTCAGCTCCCCTGAGGAAGCTCTCCATTGACCTTAtcaaaacatacaaacacatcAATGAG GTGTATTATGCAAAAAAGAAGAGACGGCACCAACAGGGTCAGGGTGAAGACTCCAGTCACAAAAAGGAGAGGAAAGTCTTTAATGATGGCTATGACGATGATAACTACGACTACATCGTCAAGAATGGGGAGAAGTGGATGGACCGTTATGAGATTGATTCCTTGATAGGAAAAGGGTCATTCGGACAG GTTGTAAAAGCGTACGACCGAGTAGAGCAAGAATGGGTCGCCATTAAGATCATTAAGAACAAGAAGGCTTTCCTCAACCAAGCCCAAATAGAAGTGCGCCTCCTGGAGCTGATGAACAAACATGACACCGAGATGAAATACTACATCG TTCACCTAAAGCGACACTTCATGTTTCGGAACCACCTCTGCCTCGTGTTCGAGATGCTTTCGTACAACCTCTACGACCTGCTCCGAAACACCAACTTCCGCGGCGTCTCGCTCAACCTCACCCGGAAGTTTGCCCAGCAGCTATGCACGGCACTACTCTTCCTGGCCACGCCTGAGCTCAGCATCATCCACTGTGACCTGAAGCCAGAGAACATTCTCCTCTGCAACCCCAAGAGGAGCGCCATCAAAATAGTGGACTTTGGCAGCTCATGCCAACTGGGACAAAGG ATTTACCAATATATCCAGAGTCGCTTCTACCGTTCCCCAGAGGTGCTGCTGGGAATGCCCTATGACCTGGCCATCGACATGTGGTCCTTGGGTTGCATCTTGGTAGAGATGCATACTGGAGAACCTCTCTTTAGTGGAGCCAATGAG gtTGACCAGATGAACAAAATAGTCGAGGTTCTTGGCATCCCACCTAATCACATAATGGACCTAGCCCCCAAAGCCAGGAAGTTCTTTGAGAAGCTTTCGGATGGTACATGGAGTGTTAAGAAGACCAAAGATGGCAAAAGG TATAAACCTCCAGCTTCGCGGAAGCTCCACTCCATCCTCGGTGTGGAAACAGGGGGTCCAGGTGGCCGGCGGGCAGGGGAGTCCGGCCACGCCGTTGCTGACTACTTGAAGTTCAAGGACCTGATTCTTCGGATGTTGGACTACGACCCCAAGAGTCGCATCCAGCCCTACTACGCCCTGCAGCACAGCTTCTTCAAGAAGACTGCGGACGAGGGGACCAATACGAGCAGTAGCGTGTCTACGAGCCCCGCGTTAGAGCAGTCCCAGTCTTCGGGAACCACCTCCAGCACCTCTTCAAGTTCAG GAGGATCGTCTGGAACTAGTACCAGTGGCAGAGCGAGATCAGACCCTACCCATCACCACTTGCACAGTGGAGGACACTTTGGCACGACCATGCCTGCCATGGATGGTGACAGCCTCTGTCCACAG GCAAGACAGCCTTACCCACCCCCACTGGTGTGGGGAGGCGGCGTCGGACCCGAGTCAGTCACTGGAGAAACCCACCCAGTCCAGGAGACCACCTTCCACGTTCCCCCCCAGCACCCCAAGGCCCTGCACCCCCACTCCCATTTCCACCACCACCACGGGCAGATGATGGCGACGCGTCCGCGCCCGCGCCACTACACCTCCCCGACACACAGCTCTTCGACGCAGGACTCCATGGAGGTGGTGCACGGCCACCTGTCCATGACCTCCCTgtcttcctctgcctcctcttcctcgacATCGTCCTCTTCCACTGGGAACCATGGGAACCAGGCCTACCAGCTCCGCCACTTGCCCGCCGGAGCCCTTGACTTTGGTCAGAACGGTGGGCTGAGCATGGGGCTAGGTGCCTTCTCGAACCCACGGCAGGAGACTGGAATGGCAGCGCACCCTGCATTCTCCATGGGCACGAACACGGGGCCTGGCCATTACCTAGCAGAAGGCCACCTGGGCATGAGGCAGGGCATGGACCGGGAGGAGTCTCCAATGACTGGAGTATGTGTGCAGCAGAGTTCTATGGCCAGTTCGTGA